The following are encoded together in the Mangifera indica cultivar Alphonso unplaced genomic scaffold, CATAS_Mindica_2.1 Un_0101, whole genome shotgun sequence genome:
- the LOC123207758 gene encoding pleiotropic drug resistance protein 1-like isoform X2, protein MDAGDVYRLRGSLRIGSTSLRGSSRRPIPIDVFSRSVREEDDEEALKWAALEKLPTFDRLRKGILTASRGGYDEIDVDNLGPQEKQKLIEKLVKIAEVDNERFLYKLRDRIDRVGIELPKIEVRFEHLNIEAEAHVGSRALPSFFNFSINMVENLLISLHILSSRKKRFTILNDISGIIKPKRMTLLLGPPASGKTTLLLALAGKLDASLKTSGAVTYNGHQLNEFVSQRTAAYIGQHDVHIGEMTVRETLAFSARCQGVGTRYEMLAELSRREKAANIKPDPDIDVFMKAAATEGQEASVVTDYILKILGLEVCADTMVGDEMFRGISGGQKKRVTTGEMLVGPANALFMDEISTGLDSSTTFQIVNCIRQSVHIMDGTAVISLLQPAPETYNLFDDIILLSDGQIVYQGPREQVLEFFESMGFRCPERKGVADFLQEVTSKKDQQQYWARSDEPYRYIKVKEFSDAFQSFHVGRKIGDELGVPFDKRKSHPAALTTDTYGVSKKELWKANVSRELLLMKRNSFVYKFKLMQLTAMALLACTIFFRTKMPRNNANDGTIFTGALFFTVIMVMFNGMSEISMTIAKLPVFYKQRDLRFYPSWAYSLPTWILKIPISFIEVAVWIGIAYYVIGFDPNVGRFFKQYIVLLLINQMSSGMFRSIAAIGRNMIVANTGGSFALLLLFALSGFILSRADIKKWWIWAYWCSPLMYAQNAIVVNEFLGHSWKKPDPDSPNKTLGVAVLEARSFFTEAYWYWIGIGGLFGFVLLLNTIFTLALTYLNPFNKPQTIIAEESNNDEPDSITGGAIQLQTYGRLTSKRDHSEREDAIRRRSSSSAFSASMTEAIHLKKRGMVLPFEPHSITFDEITYSVDMPQEMKLQGVLEDKLVLLKGVSGAFRPGVLTALMGVSGAGKTTLMDVLAGRKTGGYIDGTITISGYPKKQETFARISGYCEQNDIHSPHVTVYESLVYSAWLRLPSEVDKNTRMMFIDEVMELVELTPLRQALVGLPGENGLSTEQRKRLTIAVELVANPSIIFMDEPTSGLDARAAAIVMRTVRNTVDTGRTVVCTIHQPSIDIFEAFDELFLLKRGGQEIYAGPLGRHSRHLIKYFEDIHGVSKITDGYNPATWMLEVTAMSQEVVLGVDFAEIYKNSELYRRNKALIKDLSKPVPGSKDLYFPTQYTQPFIIQCLACLWKQRLSYWRNPSYTAVRFLFTTFIALIFGTMFWKLGGKTKKQQDLFNAMGSMYAAVIFLGVQNAGAVQPVVAVERTVFYRERAAGMYSAMPYAFGQIAIELPYVFAQAAVYGVIVYAMIGFEWNAAKFFWYLFFMYFTLLYFTFYGMMAVAMTPNHHIAGIVSSAFYGIWNVFSGFIIPRTRIPIWWRWYYWACPVAWTFYGLVTSQFGDLQDQLEGNNGQTVEQFLREFFGFRHDFLGVCAVVVVGFTVLFALIFTAGIKALNFQRR, encoded by the exons ATGGATGCTGGGGATGTGTATAGATTGAGGGGAAGTTTACGGATAGGAAGTACTTCGTTGAGGGGTTCGTCAAGGAGGCCGATTCCTATTGATGTATTTTCAAGGTCTGTAAGAGAGGAAGACGATGAAGAGGCCTTAAAATGGGCGGCATTAGAGAAGTTGCCGACGTTTGATCGTTTAAGGAAAGGCATACTCACCGCTTCACGTGGTGGTTATGATGAAATCGATGTGGATAATCTTGGGCCTCAGGAAAAGCAGAAGCTGATTGAAAAGTTGGTTAAAATTGCAGAAGTTGATAATGAAAGGTTTCTCTACAAGCTAAGAGACCGCATTGATAG agTTGGAATTGAGCTTCCCAAAATCGAGGTTCGATTTGAGCATTTGAATATTGAAGCAGAAGCACATGTGGGAAGTAGAGCTTTGCCTTCTTTCTTTAACTTCTCCATTAACATGGTTGAG aaTTTGTTGATTTCTCTACATATTCTTTCGAGTCGAAAGAAACGCTTTACAATCCTTAACGATATCAGTGGGATCATTAAGCCAAAGAG AATGACATTGCTTTTGGGTCCTCCGGCTTCTGGCAAGACTACACTACTGTTGGCTTTGGCCGGGAAGCTTGATGCTTCTTTAAAG ACATCTGGTGCGGTGACATACAATGGGCATCAACTAAATGAGTTTGTGTCGCAGAGAACTGCTGCTTATATCGGTCAACATGATGTTCATATAGGAGAAATGACCGTTAGGGAAACTTTGGCCTTCTCTGCTAGATGCCAGGGGGTCGGAACTCGTTATG AAATGTTGGCCGAATTGTCAAGAAGAGAGAAAGCAGCCAATATTAAGCCTGATCCTGATATTGATGTCTTCATGAAG GCAGCAGCAACAGAAGGCCAAGAAGCCAGCGTGGTCACTGATTATATTCTAAAG ATTCTAGGACTAGAAGTCTGTGCTGATACCATGGTAGGTGATGAAATGTTTAGAGGTATCTCAGGAGGACAAAAGAAGCGAGTTACAACAG GTGAAATGCTGGTTGGACCAGCAAATGCACTGTTCATGGATGAGATATCAACTGGTTTGGACAGCTCAACAACCTTTCAAATTGTGAATTGTATAAGGCAATCCGTTCACATAATGGATGGAACTGCTGTGATCTCCCTCCTACAGCCAGCACCGGAGACTTATAATCTCTTTGATGACATTATACTTCTATCTGATGGTCAGATTGTGTACCAGGGTCCCCGTGAGCAAGTGCTAGAGTTTTTTGAATCCATGGGCTTTAGATGTCCTGAAAGAAAAGGCGTTGCTGATTTCCTACAAGAA GTGACATCAAAGAAAGATCAGCAGCAGTATTGGGCACGTAGTGATGAGCCTTATAGGTATATCAAAGTCAAAGAATTTTCTGATGCATTTCAATCATTCCATGTGGGTCGGAAAATTGGTGATGAACTTGGAGTTCCATTTGATAAGAGAAAGAGTCACCCAGCTGCTTTGACTACCGACACATATGGTGTTAGCAAGAAGGAGTTGTGGAAAGCTAACGTATCAAGAGAACTTTTGCTGATGAAAAGGAATTCCTTTGTCTACAAATTTAAGCTCATGCAA CTTACGGCAATGGCTCTGCTTGCCTGTACAATCTTCTTCCGAACCAAGATGCCCCGAAATAATGCAAATGATGGAACGATTTTTACGGGTGCCCTGTTCTTCACTGTTATTATGGTCATGTTCAATGGAATGTCAGAGATTTCTATGACCATAGCTAAGCTTCCTGTTTTTTACAAGCAAAGAGACCTCCGTTTCTATCCCTCCTGGGCATATTCTCTTCCAACTTGGATTCTCAAGATCCCCATCTCATTTATTGAGGTTGCTGTTTGGATTGGCATAGCCTATTATGTAATTGGTTTTGATCCCAATGTTGGCAG GTTTTTTAAGCAGTACATAGTGCTCTTGCTAATTAACCAGATGTCTTCTGGAATGTTTCGATCAATTGCTGCAATAGGCAGGAACATGATAGTTGCCAATACGGGTGGTTCATTTGCATTGCTCCTGCTTTTTGCATTGAGTGGATTTATCCTTTCACGAG CTGACATCAAGAAGTGGTGGATATGGGCGTACTGGTGTTCACCTTTGATGTATGCACAGAATGCCATAGTGGTTAATGAGTTCCTTGGACATAGTTGGAAAAAA CCTGATCCAGATTCTCCAAATAAAACACTGGGAGTAGCAGTTCTGGAGGCTCGCTCATTCTTCACAGAAGCATATTGGTATTGGATAGGAATTGGAGGACTTTTTGGTTTTGTCCTACTGTTAAACACCATTTTCACTTTGGCTCTCACTTATCTCAATC CGTTCAATAAGCCTCAAACTATTATAGCAGAGGAATCCAACAATGATGAGCCTGATTCCATCACTGGAGGAGCCATTCAGTTGCAAACCTATGGAAGACTCACAAGTAAGAGAGATCACTCAG AGAGAGAAGATGCCATTAGGAGGAGATCAAGTTCCTCTGCTTTTTCCGCATCCATGACAGAGGCTATTCATCTCAAGAAAAGAGGAATGGTTCTTCCATTCGAACCACATTCCATCACCTTTGATGAAATTACATACTCAGTTGACATGCCACAG GAAATGAAACTTCAAGGTGTTCTTGAAGACAAATTGGTGCTTCTGAAGGGTGTGAGTGGTGCTTTCAGGCCCGGTGTTCTTACTGCTTTGATGGGTGTAAGTGGTGCTGGTAAAACCACTCTGATGGATGTATTGGCTGGTAGAAAAACTGGCGGATACATTGATGGGACCATCACAATTTCTGGGTACCCTAAGAAGCAAGAGACATTTGCTCGAATTTCAGGATACTGTGAGCAAAATGACATCCACTCTCCTCATGTAACTGTCTATGAGTCTTTGGTCTATTCCGCCTGGCTCCGTTTACCCTCTGAAGTCGATAAAAATACTAGAATG ATGTTCATTGATGAAGTCATGGAGCTTGTGGAATTAACTCCATTAAGACAAGCACTAGTTGGTTTGCCTGGTGAAAATGGTCTGTCAACTGAGCAGCGTAAGAGGCTTACCATAGCAGTTGAGCTCGTAGCAAACCCGTCAATCATATTTATGGATGAGCCAACTTCAGGTCTGGATGCAAGAGCTGCTGCGATTGTTATGAGAACAGTTAGGAACACTGTGGACACAGGAAGAACAGTGGTTTGCACCATCCATCAGCCAAGCATTGACATATTTGAAGCCTTTGATGAG CTATTCCTATTGAAGCGAGGAGGACAAGAAATTTATGCTGGGCCTCTGGGTCGCCATTCTAGACATCTTATTAAGTACTTTGAG GATATTCATGGAGTTAGTAAAATTACAGATGGTTACAATCCCGCTACTTGGATGTTGGAAGTTACTGCCATGTCTCAAGAAGTAGTTCTGGGGGTTGATTTTGCTGAAATCTATAAGAATTCAGAACTCTACAG GAGAAACAAGGCACTCATTAAAGATCTAAGCAAGCCTGTTCCGGGATCAAAGGACCTCTATTTCCCTACTCAATACACACAACCGTTCATCATCCAGTGTCTGGCTTGCTTATGGAAACAACGGCTGTCATACTGGCGTAATCCATCATACACAGCCGTCAGATTTCTGTTCACAACCTTTATAGCTTTGATATTTGGGACAATGTTCTGGAAATTGGGCGGCAAAAC GAAAAAACAACAAGATCTGTTTAATGCAATGGGTTCCATGTATGCTGCTGTGATCTTTCTTGGTGTCCAAAACGCTGGAGCTGTGCAGCCTGTTGTAGCAGTTGAAAGGACAGTGTTCTACCGAGAAAGAGCTGCAGGAATGTATTCAGCCATGCCGTATGCTTTTGGGCAG ATTGCGATTGAGCTTCCTTATGTTTTCGCTCAAGCTGCAGTCTATGGCGTTATTGTGTATGCAATGATTGGATTTGAATGGAATGCTGCTAAGTTCTTTTGGTACTTATTCTTCATGTACTTCACATTACTATACTTCACCTTCTACGGCATGATGGCTGTGGCTATGACACCAAACCACCACATTGCCGGCATCGTTTCCTCTGCATTTTATGGAATATGGAATGTCTTTTCTGGCTTCATCATCCCAAGGACT AGAATTCCAATATGGTGGAGATGGTACTACTGGGCATGCCCTGTTGCTTGGACATTTTACGGGTTAGTCACATCACAGTTTGGAGATCTTCAGGATCAACTCGAAGGCAATAATGGCCAAACAGTGGAACAGTTTTTGCGAGAATTCTTCGGCTTCAGGCATGATTTTCTTGGGGTATGTGCAGTTGTTGTTGTTGGATTCACAGTTCTGTTTGCTCTAATCTTTACTGCAGGAATCAAAGCATTAAATTTCCAAAGAAGATAG
- the LOC123207758 gene encoding pleiotropic drug resistance protein 1-like isoform X1: MDAGDVYRLRGSLRIGSTSLRGSSRRPIPIDVFSRSVREEDDEEALKWAALEKLPTFDRLRKGILTASRGGYDEIDVDNLGPQEKQKLIEKLVKIAEVDNERFLYKLRDRIDRVGIELPKIEVRFEHLNIEAEAHVGSRALPSFFNFSINMVENLLISLHILSSRKKRFTILNDISGIIKPKRMTLLLGPPASGKTTLLLALAGKLDASLKTSGAVTYNGHQLNEFVSQRTAAYIGQHDVHIGEMTVRETLAFSARCQGVGTRYEMLAELSRREKAANIKPDPDIDVFMKAAATEGQEASVVTDYILKILGLEVCADTMVGDEMFRGISGGQKKRVTTGEMLVGPANALFMDEISTGLDSSTTFQIVNCIRQSVHIMDGTAVISLLQPAPETYNLFDDIILLSDGQIVYQGPREQVLEFFESMGFRCPERKGVADFLQEVTSKKDQQQYWARSDEPYRYIKVKEFSDAFQSFHVGRKIGDELGVPFDKRKSHPAALTTDTYGVSKKELWKANVSRELLLMKRNSFVYKFKLMQLTAMALLACTIFFRTKMPRNNANDGTIFTGALFFTVIMVMFNGMSEISMTIAKLPVFYKQRDLRFYPSWAYSLPTWILKIPISFIEVAVWIGIAYYVIGFDPNVGRFFKQYIVLLLINQMSSGMFRSIAAIGRNMIVANTGGSFALLLLFALSGFILSRADIKKWWIWAYWCSPLMYAQNAIVVNEFLGHSWKKPDPDSPNKTLGVAVLEARSFFTEAYWYWIGIGGLFGFVLLLNTIFTLALTYLNPFNKPQTIIAEESNNDEPDSITGGAIQLQTYGRLTSKRDHSEREDAIRRRSSSSAFSASMTEAIHLKKRGMVLPFEPHSITFDEITYSVDMPQEMKLQGVLEDKLVLLKGVSGAFRPGVLTALMGVSGAGKTTLMDVLAGRKTGGYIDGTITISGYPKKQETFARISGYCEQNDIHSPHVTVYESLVYSAWLRLPSEVDKNTRMMFIDEVMELVELTPLRQALVGLPGENGLSTEQRKRLTIAVELVANPSIIFMDEPTSGLDARAAAIVMRTVRNTVDTGRTVVCTIHQPSIDIFEAFDEVNNFNSRIHKVSFSFGFFSIQKYDTLNMALQLFLLKRGGQEIYAGPLGRHSRHLIKYFEDIHGVSKITDGYNPATWMLEVTAMSQEVVLGVDFAEIYKNSELYRRNKALIKDLSKPVPGSKDLYFPTQYTQPFIIQCLACLWKQRLSYWRNPSYTAVRFLFTTFIALIFGTMFWKLGGKTKKQQDLFNAMGSMYAAVIFLGVQNAGAVQPVVAVERTVFYRERAAGMYSAMPYAFGQIAIELPYVFAQAAVYGVIVYAMIGFEWNAAKFFWYLFFMYFTLLYFTFYGMMAVAMTPNHHIAGIVSSAFYGIWNVFSGFIIPRTRIPIWWRWYYWACPVAWTFYGLVTSQFGDLQDQLEGNNGQTVEQFLREFFGFRHDFLGVCAVVVVGFTVLFALIFTAGIKALNFQRR, from the exons ATGGATGCTGGGGATGTGTATAGATTGAGGGGAAGTTTACGGATAGGAAGTACTTCGTTGAGGGGTTCGTCAAGGAGGCCGATTCCTATTGATGTATTTTCAAGGTCTGTAAGAGAGGAAGACGATGAAGAGGCCTTAAAATGGGCGGCATTAGAGAAGTTGCCGACGTTTGATCGTTTAAGGAAAGGCATACTCACCGCTTCACGTGGTGGTTATGATGAAATCGATGTGGATAATCTTGGGCCTCAGGAAAAGCAGAAGCTGATTGAAAAGTTGGTTAAAATTGCAGAAGTTGATAATGAAAGGTTTCTCTACAAGCTAAGAGACCGCATTGATAG agTTGGAATTGAGCTTCCCAAAATCGAGGTTCGATTTGAGCATTTGAATATTGAAGCAGAAGCACATGTGGGAAGTAGAGCTTTGCCTTCTTTCTTTAACTTCTCCATTAACATGGTTGAG aaTTTGTTGATTTCTCTACATATTCTTTCGAGTCGAAAGAAACGCTTTACAATCCTTAACGATATCAGTGGGATCATTAAGCCAAAGAG AATGACATTGCTTTTGGGTCCTCCGGCTTCTGGCAAGACTACACTACTGTTGGCTTTGGCCGGGAAGCTTGATGCTTCTTTAAAG ACATCTGGTGCGGTGACATACAATGGGCATCAACTAAATGAGTTTGTGTCGCAGAGAACTGCTGCTTATATCGGTCAACATGATGTTCATATAGGAGAAATGACCGTTAGGGAAACTTTGGCCTTCTCTGCTAGATGCCAGGGGGTCGGAACTCGTTATG AAATGTTGGCCGAATTGTCAAGAAGAGAGAAAGCAGCCAATATTAAGCCTGATCCTGATATTGATGTCTTCATGAAG GCAGCAGCAACAGAAGGCCAAGAAGCCAGCGTGGTCACTGATTATATTCTAAAG ATTCTAGGACTAGAAGTCTGTGCTGATACCATGGTAGGTGATGAAATGTTTAGAGGTATCTCAGGAGGACAAAAGAAGCGAGTTACAACAG GTGAAATGCTGGTTGGACCAGCAAATGCACTGTTCATGGATGAGATATCAACTGGTTTGGACAGCTCAACAACCTTTCAAATTGTGAATTGTATAAGGCAATCCGTTCACATAATGGATGGAACTGCTGTGATCTCCCTCCTACAGCCAGCACCGGAGACTTATAATCTCTTTGATGACATTATACTTCTATCTGATGGTCAGATTGTGTACCAGGGTCCCCGTGAGCAAGTGCTAGAGTTTTTTGAATCCATGGGCTTTAGATGTCCTGAAAGAAAAGGCGTTGCTGATTTCCTACAAGAA GTGACATCAAAGAAAGATCAGCAGCAGTATTGGGCACGTAGTGATGAGCCTTATAGGTATATCAAAGTCAAAGAATTTTCTGATGCATTTCAATCATTCCATGTGGGTCGGAAAATTGGTGATGAACTTGGAGTTCCATTTGATAAGAGAAAGAGTCACCCAGCTGCTTTGACTACCGACACATATGGTGTTAGCAAGAAGGAGTTGTGGAAAGCTAACGTATCAAGAGAACTTTTGCTGATGAAAAGGAATTCCTTTGTCTACAAATTTAAGCTCATGCAA CTTACGGCAATGGCTCTGCTTGCCTGTACAATCTTCTTCCGAACCAAGATGCCCCGAAATAATGCAAATGATGGAACGATTTTTACGGGTGCCCTGTTCTTCACTGTTATTATGGTCATGTTCAATGGAATGTCAGAGATTTCTATGACCATAGCTAAGCTTCCTGTTTTTTACAAGCAAAGAGACCTCCGTTTCTATCCCTCCTGGGCATATTCTCTTCCAACTTGGATTCTCAAGATCCCCATCTCATTTATTGAGGTTGCTGTTTGGATTGGCATAGCCTATTATGTAATTGGTTTTGATCCCAATGTTGGCAG GTTTTTTAAGCAGTACATAGTGCTCTTGCTAATTAACCAGATGTCTTCTGGAATGTTTCGATCAATTGCTGCAATAGGCAGGAACATGATAGTTGCCAATACGGGTGGTTCATTTGCATTGCTCCTGCTTTTTGCATTGAGTGGATTTATCCTTTCACGAG CTGACATCAAGAAGTGGTGGATATGGGCGTACTGGTGTTCACCTTTGATGTATGCACAGAATGCCATAGTGGTTAATGAGTTCCTTGGACATAGTTGGAAAAAA CCTGATCCAGATTCTCCAAATAAAACACTGGGAGTAGCAGTTCTGGAGGCTCGCTCATTCTTCACAGAAGCATATTGGTATTGGATAGGAATTGGAGGACTTTTTGGTTTTGTCCTACTGTTAAACACCATTTTCACTTTGGCTCTCACTTATCTCAATC CGTTCAATAAGCCTCAAACTATTATAGCAGAGGAATCCAACAATGATGAGCCTGATTCCATCACTGGAGGAGCCATTCAGTTGCAAACCTATGGAAGACTCACAAGTAAGAGAGATCACTCAG AGAGAGAAGATGCCATTAGGAGGAGATCAAGTTCCTCTGCTTTTTCCGCATCCATGACAGAGGCTATTCATCTCAAGAAAAGAGGAATGGTTCTTCCATTCGAACCACATTCCATCACCTTTGATGAAATTACATACTCAGTTGACATGCCACAG GAAATGAAACTTCAAGGTGTTCTTGAAGACAAATTGGTGCTTCTGAAGGGTGTGAGTGGTGCTTTCAGGCCCGGTGTTCTTACTGCTTTGATGGGTGTAAGTGGTGCTGGTAAAACCACTCTGATGGATGTATTGGCTGGTAGAAAAACTGGCGGATACATTGATGGGACCATCACAATTTCTGGGTACCCTAAGAAGCAAGAGACATTTGCTCGAATTTCAGGATACTGTGAGCAAAATGACATCCACTCTCCTCATGTAACTGTCTATGAGTCTTTGGTCTATTCCGCCTGGCTCCGTTTACCCTCTGAAGTCGATAAAAATACTAGAATG ATGTTCATTGATGAAGTCATGGAGCTTGTGGAATTAACTCCATTAAGACAAGCACTAGTTGGTTTGCCTGGTGAAAATGGTCTGTCAACTGAGCAGCGTAAGAGGCTTACCATAGCAGTTGAGCTCGTAGCAAACCCGTCAATCATATTTATGGATGAGCCAACTTCAGGTCTGGATGCAAGAGCTGCTGCGATTGTTATGAGAACAGTTAGGAACACTGTGGACACAGGAAGAACAGTGGTTTGCACCATCCATCAGCCAAGCATTGACATATTTGAAGCCTTTGATGAGGTGAATAATTTTAACTCACGTATACATaaggtttctttttcttttgggttCTTTTCTATCCAAAAGTATGATACATTAAATATGGCATTGCAGCTATTCCTATTGAAGCGAGGAGGACAAGAAATTTATGCTGGGCCTCTGGGTCGCCATTCTAGACATCTTATTAAGTACTTTGAG GATATTCATGGAGTTAGTAAAATTACAGATGGTTACAATCCCGCTACTTGGATGTTGGAAGTTACTGCCATGTCTCAAGAAGTAGTTCTGGGGGTTGATTTTGCTGAAATCTATAAGAATTCAGAACTCTACAG GAGAAACAAGGCACTCATTAAAGATCTAAGCAAGCCTGTTCCGGGATCAAAGGACCTCTATTTCCCTACTCAATACACACAACCGTTCATCATCCAGTGTCTGGCTTGCTTATGGAAACAACGGCTGTCATACTGGCGTAATCCATCATACACAGCCGTCAGATTTCTGTTCACAACCTTTATAGCTTTGATATTTGGGACAATGTTCTGGAAATTGGGCGGCAAAAC GAAAAAACAACAAGATCTGTTTAATGCAATGGGTTCCATGTATGCTGCTGTGATCTTTCTTGGTGTCCAAAACGCTGGAGCTGTGCAGCCTGTTGTAGCAGTTGAAAGGACAGTGTTCTACCGAGAAAGAGCTGCAGGAATGTATTCAGCCATGCCGTATGCTTTTGGGCAG ATTGCGATTGAGCTTCCTTATGTTTTCGCTCAAGCTGCAGTCTATGGCGTTATTGTGTATGCAATGATTGGATTTGAATGGAATGCTGCTAAGTTCTTTTGGTACTTATTCTTCATGTACTTCACATTACTATACTTCACCTTCTACGGCATGATGGCTGTGGCTATGACACCAAACCACCACATTGCCGGCATCGTTTCCTCTGCATTTTATGGAATATGGAATGTCTTTTCTGGCTTCATCATCCCAAGGACT AGAATTCCAATATGGTGGAGATGGTACTACTGGGCATGCCCTGTTGCTTGGACATTTTACGGGTTAGTCACATCACAGTTTGGAGATCTTCAGGATCAACTCGAAGGCAATAATGGCCAAACAGTGGAACAGTTTTTGCGAGAATTCTTCGGCTTCAGGCATGATTTTCTTGGGGTATGTGCAGTTGTTGTTGTTGGATTCACAGTTCTGTTTGCTCTAATCTTTACTGCAGGAATCAAAGCATTAAATTTCCAAAGAAGATAG